The Punica granatum isolate Tunisia-2019 chromosome 4, ASM765513v2, whole genome shotgun sequence sequence AGCATCAGCAGTGCTGCCCCGTCTTCACCTACATCTCCATCACCTCCATCACCTCCTTTCTTTGTACCAGGGACTCCATCCAATAAAACAGCACCTTCAAAAGAGGCTGGCAGCCCGACTGCATCAACTGCACCGGGTTCtggaggaaaaaagaaagtatcAACCAAAAGGGTTGTCTGGATATCAATTGCTTGTGTACTGTCATTCATTATCGTGGCTTTAGCATGTGTACTCTGCCTTCCTACATTATTGAGAAAACGAGATGAGGTCTATCGAATTTCCAAGAGGCAAGATATAGGTGCATATAATGGCAAAAGAGCCGATGGCGTGGACAATGGATCTGCACTCATGCCACCTAGCCAAATGGAAAAAGGCAAGTAACTTCTGCAAAATCTTCATTTTCTGTTTTCATCTTTGAGTGGTATCATCATCGTTAATTCTTGAGTTCTCCAACTGAACCTTGCTCTTGGAATGTTGAAATAAATTCCAGGAGAAGTTCCCAGAGAGGCTGTTGTGAAATTGACTGAGGATCGACTACCAGAGGCCAGGACTGTGGGAGCTGTTCCAAAGACATCAAATTCGCGTGATGGAAATACACGAAAAGTTGGTGCAATACCCAGGAGGGAAGATTCTGAAATAGATATGCTTAATGTATATATGATGCCACCACCTCCACCACCtccacccccacccccaccaCCGCCTCCTCCTAAGGTTGATGTGGATCCCATTATTGTTGAGGGGAAAAAACCTAGGAAGCCTTCATCAAAGCCTCCTCCTCCCGTTTCTGCCAAGTCTTTCACCATTGCATCCCTTCAGCAATTCACAAACAGCTTTTCTCAAGAAAATCTTATTGGAAGTGGGATGCTTGGCAGTGTTTACAGGGCAGAGCTTCCTGATGGCAAGGTAAGATGAGTAACATGAGATTGTGCAGTAGTCGGATGTATTGGCTTGTGCCTATACAAAATTGAGTGAGTTCTGACGTGTGTTTGTATGCTTTGCAGTTACTTGCGGTGAAGAAACTAGACAAAAGAGCATCCAGTCAGCAGAAAGATGTAGAGTTTTTGGAATTCGTTAACAGCGTTGACGGTATACGACACGCTAATGTTGTTGAACTCATGGGTTATTGTGCTGAGCATGGTCAGAGGCTTCTGATATATGAGTATTGCAGCAATGGCACACTGCAGGATGCTCTGCACCCAGATGATGATCTTAAAAAGAAACTCTCATGGAATACCCGCATCAAGATGGCACTAGGTGCTGCAAGAGCCTTAGAGTAAGTCTTCTTAATGAGAAATATGTTCTAGCACTCTGGATgatgcatttttctttttgggtgttTTGTCTTGGAGAGGCTGTACTTGTATTTGTCTAATTACGAAGAAGAATGTTCGATCCTGAAATCGATTTTGTTTGAAAAAATGCTTACTGAAATTTGAAGCTTTTCTAGAGAACTTCAAAAACTTTTATATGCAGTAATGTTTCCAccttaaaattatgatttacCCAAAATCCGAGTTGATTAAGATTCTGTTTGCATATATCATATGTTAATGGACATATATTGCTGTTCAGTGTTCTGATATGTGATTGTTCTATGATGAAAGGTATTTGCATGAGGTTTGTGAGCCGCCAATTATACACAGGAACTTCAAGTCTGCTAATGTTCTCCTTGATGATGATTATGCTGTTCGCGTGTCTGATTGTGGGTTGGCAGCATTAATTTCTTCTGGCTCCGTGAGCCAGGTAAGTGTTTCTCAATTTCAACAATAATCTGATTTATTGTCCACTATGTCCATGTGTGTCATGCCAAAAGATATTTATAATGATGGATTATCGTTGTAATTATCCACAAAGAATTTTGTGAAATATTTCCCCACAACATATAAAAGTAGAAGTTCGATGCTTGTGTACATGCAATCAGTGCCTTTAGCTAGTTATCTTGCTGGATTTATATTATTGAGTTGAATCTAATTCCTTTTATAACTTCAGTTGTCAGGGCAGCTGCTATCAGCATATGGTTATGGCGCTCCGGAGTTTGAATCTGGAACTTATACGATCCAAAGTGATGTTTATAGCTTTGGGGTTGTCATGTTAGAACTTTTGACTGGACGGAAATCCTATGACAGGTCAAATGGCATTTAACCAAGAGAGGGCTGCAAAAATTTGATCCTATCTTTTGGATTTCCCTAATATTACTTTCTCGTGTATCTTTCAATAGGGAACGGAGTAGAGGCGAGCAGTTTCTGGTGAGATGGGCAATCCCTCAGCTTCATGACATTGACGCGTTGTCAAAAATGGTTGATCCTTCTATTGAGGGGGAGTACACTGCCAAATCCTTGTCACGGTTTGCCGACATCATTTCTCGCTGTGTCCAGGTAAAAATTCCTATATTAATCCATCGAGATGTCGGGTCTGTTCAGTTAATGAACCAAGTCGTAGTTTTAAGAAAATCAAGCTTTTAGAGCAGTTGACCGCCGTCTCTTCAACATTTTCAGTCATTATGATAGTTCGAGGCGTTTCCCCTCTTGTTCTTAATTCACACGTTCCATGTTTGGTGCTTTGCAGTTGGAGCCGGAGTTCAGGCCACCGATGTCTGAGGTAGTGCAAGACCTCTTAGACATGATAAGGAGGGAGCCTTCTCCCTgaagaagatcaaggaagTGAACAACTTTCGACCTTGTGAATGCCGATAAGCTCCGAACGAGCATGGGAATTCTTTTTTGGGAAGGCCCCACTAACAGCCAAATGTTAATATCATTGCCAAACTCCTTAATCATTTGGGGTTGAGGGGCTGACCCGATCAGCAGCAGTAATATTGGAAGTGAAGCAGGATAAGATTTTCCCGAGCCTTCTCACTTGTTTCCGCTCGATTTTGACGTCAGCTAAAGGAAAAATGGAAGGCGAAACCGGTCAGATGTGCTAACCCAATTGTTTCATGATTGTTGTTTTGTCGTTAATTTTGGTAGTTGAAGATCGTAATTCTTTGTGGAGTGGAGTCCCTACAAGTATGTACACACATAGATGTATTGTATGTATGTGGTGATTCGAGACTGTCCATATTCAGTCCTTTCTGTGCTGCTTTCTTTGTTGTTGATCGTTGTCGTTAGATCCGTAACATGGATTTTTTCTCATGCAAATCTATCGTCGAGAGAAGTTTCCGATTGTGACGGGACCTGTTGACGATGGAAAACAATTAATCTGGTGATGATCTATGAGCGTGACGTTCcaaaaatgcataatcaatGAGTAATGATTTATAATAGCTCGTTGATATCGATAGCCGGAGAATCTTTGTCCGGTTTGAACTGTAAGGGCTTATATTTCTGGCCCCTAACATTTTGGTCCCCAAAAGATGTCATCGTTGTGGGTTCGAGCACCTACTGCTGTATTCTGATGAAGCACGCTTTGTGAATGATGTTAAAGCGAGATTGTCAATCGTTCCTGCAGATTGTCCACTCTTAAGTGTTTTTAGTTGCAGATTGTCCATTTTAAATGTTTAGAAAAACACGAAATAAGCTCAAATATTATAACTAATATGTGAAATCAGAATGAATAAAAGAGAATGTTTGAATTCTGACATTCATATGTATTCCATATCGCAATTCATAAAACCATCTCGCAGCCTAAGGGTGGATTTCGGTTACGTAATTCGATGGGGGATCCAAGGACGGACCTAGGATTTTAATTGGGGGGTGAACTCTTTGAGAGGGCatagaataataatattttcgtTTTATGGGCGGAAATAAagattttcataaaaaaaaggatcataatatatagatttccTTATAACGTCAAAATTATAGGAGAATGACTGTTCCCTCGATCCATCCCTGATGAGATTTGACGTGtatcaaattttaatatcaGTTCGACAACTAATGTTGGCCTATATGACCCAGGAGCACAGGTCTCTTCCAATACGCATCTTTCTAAAAGGTAAATATGTGCCGATTGTGAAGGTTGAGTATTAATAAAGAAATCGACACTTTGTCCAAAATATGTGCGATTGCACTCAAAACTAACGTAGTTCACTTCATAAACTACCTCATCTGTTGGTGCTTCTACCGAGATTCGAGTTTCGACCTCAAGACCTATATCATCTcacatttaaaaaagaaaaaaaaaagatagggTCGTAGCGAGCGGTGAACTTATAATAAAGATGAGAAGCAGCATACTCCCCTAAAAGAGATACATTTTCCAAAGATAAAGCCGCACCATTTGTGCCTTCGACGAACAATACCTCTCTAGATGGGCTACGCCTGAGGACGTGAAATAACTGAAGTTGTTGGGGTGTTTGAGATTAAGAGCAAAATTAGGGGCCAAATTGATAATTATCAGACAAGAAGAAACCAACGCGAATCAACGCTTCTCTCTATATTCTCGTGGGAAACCCGCGTatgctttatttatttatatatatatatatatatatatttttttttttaatttaaacttctttttttaaaattttttatttttattttttttgaatttctgaatTGATTTTTCAGAGAAAATGAAACAATCACAAGCAATGAAGAGAGGAGTAAACTAATCACggaaggaaggaaaaagaTCCCATCCTTCACTGTCATTGTCAACGCCATACCATACCATACCATAACATACCGTGCCATACCATTACCATCGCCACTTCCCCCCCTCTTCCTCTTCGTCCCTCTTGTCTCATCAGTTCATCCTTCCCTTCATTCACTGTGATTCCCAGATCTGTACGCATCGTATCCTGTCCCGTCGCCGCCTCTCATGAGTCGCTACGATCCCAACCCCTTCGAGGAAGAAGAGGTCAATCCCTTCGCGGTAAGTCTCTTCATTATCTCTAACACGAGTCGGCGATTGATCTGCATCTCGTCGCTCCTGCAATGTCCGCCCGTTTCCTGCGCCCGCATTGATGTTTCCCCGCTTGTTTCGGCTTTTTCCCAGCTGAGCGCCGGGTTTGCGCTCGGATTTTTCTGTATTTCTGCATGCTTGGACGCGATACCGTCGTGGTTGTCGGTGGATTGTTAGATCTGTTGCGATTAGCTGGTGCGGATGGGTGGATTGTGTTGCCTGCGCCATTTTGATGGTTTAATTAATGCTTGGGGAATGTGTCAGATCTGTTTGGCGGCTTCGCAGCTGCCTGAGTTGATGGTTCAGGGAATTTCGTAGAAATATGTGAAAGTGCTGATGAGCTGAAGTGATTACTATCTGCCTGGAAGTGAAATAAGAAAACTGAATTACTTTATCGCCGATCTCAAATCACTTGGGTGAAGTTTGATTGTTTTGACATGAGGTGATGGGTGTGCAAATTATATAGTGCATCGCGGTTAGCGGATGGATGCGTGGTTGGCCTACTTATCCTTGCTCGAGTCTGCTTGCTTGCCATCAAATTTGAGTCGTTTGAAGAATTGGGATGTATAGGCTGTAAAGGGATGCAAATTGGAAATTTGTGTGACCCTCCTTTACTTTTTCGAGCGGAGCAAAAGTGCATTGAGGAAGACATGCTTTGTTCTTGACTGCATTATCATAACCTCTATATGTGGAACATGGGCATTTGGAGATATAATTAATGATGGGCGTTTCATTGTTTGTATGGTTAGGACCAAGGTGGTCGAGGGAAGGGTGGAGGGAAGCCAAACTATGGTGGTGGTGCTTTCTATACGACGGTAATGCATCCTTCTATATCTCTGGCTCTCTTTGTACTTTGTGGTGTCTCCATGCAATCATAAGTTGAACAAGAGTACACAGGCAGGCCAAGAGGATAACTCGTACTCAAGACTGTAGATATAGTCAAAAGCTCTCTTGTTATGTTCTTTCTAAAGTATTTTTGGAGTTGACTGGCCTATTGCTGGCGACTAATTCTCCTTTACCTATTCATTTCAAGTAGTACATTAAACTGATTTGTTGGAATTCCAGAATCCTGGGAGTGTCCCACCAGCGACTTCAAGGCTTTCACCACTTCCTCCTGAGCCCTATGATCGTGGTGCAACAATAGATATTCCTCTTGATTCCTCAAAGGTTGGTAAAACACCAGAGTCTGTTGTACTAACTTTGTGCTTTGCCAAATGAGTTGCTGGTAACATTCTCCTTTTTACACCCAAATTTAGGATCTTAAAGCAAAGGAGAAGGAACTTCAGGCTAAAGAAGCAGAATTAAAGAAGAGGGAACAGGTAACTCAATCAGTAACTTATGACTTATCCAGATTAGAAGGTTTAATTAGATTTTATATTGAGTGAAATCAGCTTTATCATTGAGATGCTGATGATATTATCATAAGATTTCTGGTTTGATCTCCAACAATAGCTttacttcttttttctaaaacttttagCCTTTGGGAGATGAGTCATTTTTGTCTGATCTAGTGTTGGCCCGGTTGGTGCTTTTCAGGAActaaaaagaaaggaagatgCCATAGCACGGGGTATACTTCTTtcctccctcttttttttggaaGGATGAGGATACTGTGCTTCCTTTTGGTGTCTAAAGTGCCAAACCTTTTGTGTTTTTTGGCAGCTGGAATTGTCATAGAGGAGAAAAACTGGCCACCATTTTTCCCTCTAATCCATCATGACATTGCAAATGAAATACCGATCCATCTACAAAGAGTCCAATATGTTGCATTCACAACATATTTGGGTATGTTCACTCTGAACTCTCTTACTTGagtttttttgaatttcatgTGCAATTTCTCACCTAAATATTGCATTTAACTCTATGTTCATGCTGGTTGTCGAGGAGTTAAACTTACGGCCGTAGTTTCATAATATAGGTTTGGTTCTCTGTCTGCTCTGGAATATTGTGGCTGTCACTACTGCCTGGATCAAGGGAGAAGGTTCATGCTGTGGCATATTCTTTGCAAACCCGATAGTTTGCTGTATTACGGACTAGCCTGATTTTGTTAATGTTTTTGGCTTGCAGGTCCAACTATTTGGTTTCTTGCTATCATCTATTTCATCTCAGGGGTTCCTGGAGGCTATGTTCTGTGGTATCGACCCCTCTACCGGGCTATGAGGTACTGTTCTCTTAAATTCAAGAAATGCTGCTACCCTTCCTGCAGTCATCTGGTGGAACTGTTGCAAGCTTCTTGTCTTATTATTGTTAGAATGAGATTCACACCGCATCTTCTGAGGAAAATATCATTATCTCCTAGCACGTACATAGTTGGTTGCTCATGGATGACATCTGTTTCACTCAAAACAGTTAAATCACCTGATTATGCTGACAATCTTTTAACAACTTGAAAAAGCCTAATATCCATGTTGAAACTGAGCAAGCAGACAATTTTCACCAGTTCTCCACCTGCTAGTGTTTATTTACATGTCATATAATTTTGTCATGGACTCTATGCAGGACTGATAGTGCGCTGAAGTTTGGCTGGTTTTTCATGTTCTACCTGGTGAGTTTTGTTGGCATGGGAGTCACTGTGGAGAAGATTTTTAAGCGATGTCTTTAATTGggtttattcatttatttttttcgcaGCTTCATATTGGTTTTGTCATCTTCGCGGCCGTTGCTCCTCCAATCATATTCAAGGGGAAATCTCTTACGTAAATACTTCTTCCAGATATTACTATCATATTCTTACTTAAATTTTTGCTGATCCGCTTCCATATTCTCTCCCTACCCATTGCTTAATCCCTCcatagtttcttttttctcttttgggcATCAAAACTGTCATATCTTATTATTGCTGATATCAAGAGTCAAGCTTCTAAAAGGAGATGCCTTGCGTTCAGTGATTGACAAGCTATACATTAAGAGATATGTTCATGATCTATCGGGAAAAGAGATAAGTTGTATATTATATTCTATCCCGAGAACTCAAGCTCCTCAAGCTTAAGTAGTTACTTggttttttattattgaattatgctCAGTGGATTTCCTTATAGGCTTGATCTCGACCTAGAACAACCTGATCCTTTTATTCTTGAACCGAGCTACGACTAACTATTGGCATCTGAGCGAGTTTAAAAGCTCATTTAGAATTTAACTAGGATTGATCATGACATTTAATTTCTACTATGCTCTGCAACTTAtctttgttttaattttgtgGACAGGGGTATTTTGCCTGCAATAGATCTTTTGAGCCAGCATGCTTTGGTTGGGGTAAGTAGCAAATTCCCTCATAATGTTTCCTGAGCATCCCTTGACCTAATCATCTTTCTATCGGATATAATATTTTGGAATCCTTTTATCTGCAGATATTCTATCTTGTCGGGTTCGGGCTGTTCTGTGTCGAGTCACTTCTCAGCATCTGGGTCATTCAGGTTAAATATGATCTTTGCCTACAATTATTGTATTTGAAATCACTTATCCTCCTCATTTTGAGCTGATGATGATACCAATCCTGACTTTCCAGCAAGTTTACATGTACTTCCGTGGAAGTGGCAAAGCTGCCGAAATGAAGCGAGACGCTGCAAGAGGAACTATGATGGCCGCACTTTGATAGTCACTCAGCAATGAAGAAATGAAAGACAAAGCATTTTGGCCTTAGATGCTTGTTCAATCTGCCATTGTTCAAATCAgattctttctttcctttgcttttttcattttttccgaCTATTTCAGAGAATCTCAATCCtttattcttattattatttttgtctgTTGAACTTTTGTAAGCTAAGAGGGTTGTTTGGTTTAACTTTATCGACGGTAAAACTATAGCTGCTATAATGTTACATAAAAGTAGGCAACATTTTGATGGACTGATTGACCTCACGATCTTTCTGAATGTACATACATTTCTATGAAGtacttttatttcctttttccatCCTCTTCCGCAGTTTCCTACTCATAATAAGTTTAAGTTATCAATTCACCCAGAAAAAAAGTCGGGAGTTATCGGGTAATCTTGCCCCTGAGCATTTCGAATTGTATAATTAGACTAAATTCATGCTTAGTACAAATGAATGTGAGAAAGTTGCCGTCTCCTGACTGATCGGAAACTTACATCCAGCTCTTACCGGGCATTTTCTTGACCCTCCGATCATCCATCAATCTCCTGATCTCCTCAGCATCATTCCACCTTCCAACAGCCCTATAGACATTAGCTAGTAAGACATAACTCAGGTGATTCTCTGGGTCCAACTCCATCACCTTCCTTGCGATCCTCTCGGCAGTCATGGACTCTGTGCACGTCGAGCACGCCCCCAGAAGAACCGCCCAAAGAGAGGGGTCTTTCCTGCATTCTGCCTTCTCTAGCAACTCTTCAGCTTCCTCGATCATGCCTGCCCGCCCGAGAAGATCCACCATACAATTGTAATGCTCCACTCCTGGCTTAATCCTGTACTCCTCCGACATCGAGACAAAGTGCTTTCTCCCCTCGTCTACCAAACCAGTGTGGCTGCAGGCAAAGAGGACCCCGATGAAGCTGATGTAGTCAGGCTTGGTACCTTCTTTAATCATGTTATCAAATATCTTCAAAGCCTCGTCTCCTCTTCCATTCTGAGCAAACCCATAGATCATTGAGTTCCACGTTATTGTATTCCTAATCGGCATCTGAGCAAACATCCTGTGTGCCAAGTTGACACACCCGCTTTTTGCATAGAGATCAACCAAAGCCGATTCCACGATCACGCACCTCCACCCTCCCCTCCTCACGTACTGGCAATGGACCTCTTTCCCTTGCCTAACTGCAGCAATTCCTGCACAAGCTCGAAGAACCGTCCCGAAGCTATAAATATCTCTCTCACCCATTTCTCTGAAAAGTTGAAGGACTGTCTTGAACTTCTTATTCTGACAGTAACCCCCGAGCAATGCACACCTCGAAATGGAGTTTTTGTGGACCATCCGATCAAAGACGCCTTGAGCTTCATTCAGGGACCCGCATTTCCCATACATGTCCACAAGGCTGCTCTCGACGACCACATTTCCTGAGAGTCCCGACGGGACGACCTTGGAGTGAATCTGCTTGCCCTGCTTCAACCTCCTGAGATTCCCACAGGCAGTCAGTACCGTCCCGAATGTGAAACTATCAGGGATTAGCTTGTGATTCCTCTGcatcaagaagaagaaacctAGCGCTTCCTCGAACTGATCATTTCTAGTAAATGCTGAGATGACGGAAGTCCAACATATAGCATCGGGTTCAAGCAACTCGCCGAACAGCCTCTGAGCTTCTTTGGAGCAATAATTCCTCCCATACATATCAATGAGGGCACTCGAAATAATGGGATTAGAATCAAACCCGCGACGAAGAACGATGCCGTGGAAGCACCAACCGAGCCTCAGTTTCCCAAGCTCAGAGCAAGCCTTGATGACTGCCGATAAAGTGAAATCATTGGGCTCAATTTCCAACCCCACCATGTcccaaaatattttgattgacTCCTCGAACTTCCCGACCTGAATATACCCTGAGATCATCGAAGTCCAAGAAATGACATCCTTATAGTACAGGCCATCGAAGACTCTTCTAGTCTCCGAGAAGTCGGGACCCAACTTGAAGTATAGAGTGAGCAGGCTATTCCCGACAAACCGGTCGGTCTCGAGACCGGACTTGATGACATGACAGTGTACTTGGAGGCCAAGGTTAAATGAAAGAGCTTTGTTGCAGGTTTGCAAGATTGAAGCATAGACGATCGGCTTGTTTTTTATCCCAGCAGAACCGGTGGAGTTAAGGAGTCGGATAGCATCGTAAAGCGACCCCGATTTGCAGAACTCGACGATCTCAGTGACCTTGGAAGCTGGGCGTTTCTGGGGGACACCAAGATTGAGGAAGGTCCCCGAGCTGCAATGGCGTTTGGCAATTGCAGAAAGATTCATGAAAATGTGCGACAAAACAGACTACCTACAAACATTCATGACCTTTCCCACTTCAAAGACCCAATCTACCAAGACAAGAATAGCTTCCTCCCCTCGCCGTCATCGCCCTCTGAAGCATTTCGTTGAACACCTCTCAGCACGGAACTTACTCTTCAGGTTTAAGAATCCCATTGCCCTCAGCTTCATTCCGAAATAAAGCCCGAAGTAAAGAGACGAAGTTGGGATGAAATCGCGAAAGCCACCAAAACCTCCAATAAACCCAAGAACCAACCTCCGTGCTTCGACCTCTCATTCGCGCATTCTTTTCCGCCATTGATAACCAAAGCTCTTTTCTTGGCAAAGCTGAATTCTCTCAAGCCCATCTCCTTTCTCGAGTACTGGGCCGGGCTGTGTGAACAAAACCCATTTTCGGACGACAGTCCGGGCCCATCGATGATATCTTACGATTACCCAACCAATTCCTGAGCCATGTTAACTCATATTAAACTCATCGTATGTTATCATTCGGTGTCATTCTAAGCAATTACTTCGATCGAACCACTGTAGAAGTCCCTCACTCCCCCGAACTTCTGTTTTGTTGCGCATTAACGGTCGAGCGAGTTGGTACATCAGGTAAATGACATGTTCGGCTTTTTCGAGAATGTTACCCTACAGATACCCGACATACGATGATAAACATATATTGACAATTATTTAGGTCTATTTACAGACGGATGATAAAGGAGGTCAATTAAGAGTTATGTTCACGGTCGATCGGACACCAATTTCAAATACATCTCTACAATCATCTGAGGCGACAAGTCAGTGAAATAGCCTCTTTCGACATCCAATCCTTCCCGGGCCGCAAGTACTTCGATCTGGTTCTGAACCCGGTCCGCCCCGACCCGGTTGGGCTCCAAAAGCATGCAGGCAATCTCGGTCAAGTCCTCTCCGTGGAGCAGGCCCAATGTCTGCACCGTGGGCAGCCCACCGCCCCTTGCGCTCACCGCCCGGGCGATCCTTCGAGCTGCCGAGACATCCGTGGAGAGGATTGGGACATTGTATAGTGCCACCCATGGGCGTGCCCCGATCATGGCGATGCCCCTAGCCCGGGAGACCTGATCCGGGCCCACTTCGGG is a genomic window containing:
- the LOC116204484 gene encoding protein STRUBBELIG-RECEPTOR FAMILY 3 isoform X2 codes for the protein MGGQCRRPMWRIMARRSIILNGANLGGELGDNLSMFASIKSIDLSNNQIGGSIPTNLPVSMQTFFLSANRFTGSIPSSLSSLTQLTDMSLNNNLLIGEIPDAFDGLVGLINLDLSNNNLSGHLPPSLENLSSLTTLHLQSNQLSGTLDVLQDLPLRDLNIENNLFNGPIPDKMLSIPTFRKDGNPFNSSISSAAPSSPTSPSPPSPPFFVPGTPSNKTAPSKEAGSPTASTAPGSGGKKKVSTKRVVWISIACVLSFIIVALACVLCLPTLLRKRDEVYRISKRQDIGAYNGKRADGVDNGSALMPPSQMEKGEVPREAVVKLTEDRLPEARTVGAVPKTSNSRDGNTRKVGAIPRREDSEIDMLNVYMMPPPPPPPPPPPPPPPPKVDVDPIIVEGKKPRKPSSKPPPPVSAKSFTIASLQQFTNSFSQENLIGSGMLGSVYRAELPDGKLLAVKKLDKRASSQQKDVEFLEFVNSVDGIRHANVVELMGYCAEHGQRLLIYEYCSNGTLQDALHPDDDLKKKLSWNTRIKMALGAARALEYLHEVCEPPIIHRNFKSANVLLDDDYAVRVSDCGLAALISSGSVSQLSGQLLSAYGYGAPEFESGTYTIQSDVYSFGVVMLELLTGRKSYDRERSRGEQFLVRWAIPQLHDIDALSKMVDPSIEGEYTAKSLSRFADIISRCVQLEPEFRPPMSEVVQDLLDMIRREPSP
- the LOC116204484 gene encoding protein STRUBBELIG-RECEPTOR FAMILY 3 isoform X1 — protein: MRTELILRPMGGRRRSAFAAEDVNVKICSRFFLFFVLIWTARVSHGATNPADVAAINNLYAALGSPVLPGWVASAGDPCGESWQGVQCNNSDIKSIILNGANLGGELGDNLSMFASIKSIDLSNNQIGGSIPTNLPVSMQTFFLSANRFTGSIPSSLSSLTQLTDMSLNNNLLIGEIPDAFDGLVGLINLDLSNNNLSGHLPPSLENLSSLTTLHLQSNQLSGTLDVLQDLPLRDLNIENNLFNGPIPDKMLSIPTFRKDGNPFNSSISSAAPSSPTSPSPPSPPFFVPGTPSNKTAPSKEAGSPTASTAPGSGGKKKVSTKRVVWISIACVLSFIIVALACVLCLPTLLRKRDEVYRISKRQDIGAYNGKRADGVDNGSALMPPSQMEKGEVPREAVVKLTEDRLPEARTVGAVPKTSNSRDGNTRKVGAIPRREDSEIDMLNVYMMPPPPPPPPPPPPPPPPKVDVDPIIVEGKKPRKPSSKPPPPVSAKSFTIASLQQFTNSFSQENLIGSGMLGSVYRAELPDGKLLAVKKLDKRASSQQKDVEFLEFVNSVDGIRHANVVELMGYCAEHGQRLLIYEYCSNGTLQDALHPDDDLKKKLSWNTRIKMALGAARALEYLHEVCEPPIIHRNFKSANVLLDDDYAVRVSDCGLAALISSGSVSQLSGQLLSAYGYGAPEFESGTYTIQSDVYSFGVVMLELLTGRKSYDRERSRGEQFLVRWAIPQLHDIDALSKMVDPSIEGEYTAKSLSRFADIISRCVQLEPEFRPPMSEVVQDLLDMIRREPSP
- the LOC116203840 gene encoding secretory carrier-associated membrane protein 1-like, with protein sequence MSRYDPNPFEEEEVNPFADQGGRGKGGGKPNYGGGAFYTTNPGSVPPATSRLSPLPPEPYDRGATIDIPLDSSKDLKAKEKELQAKEAELKKREQELKRKEDAIARAGIVIEEKNWPPFFPLIHHDIANEIPIHLQRVQYVAFTTYLGLVLCLLWNIVAVTTAWIKGEGPTIWFLAIIYFISGVPGGYVLWYRPLYRAMRTDSALKFGWFFMFYLLHIGFVIFAAVAPPIIFKGKSLTGILPAIDLLSQHALVGIFYLVGFGLFCVESLLSIWVIQQVYMYFRGSGKAAEMKRDAARGTMMAAL
- the LOC116203838 gene encoding pentatricopeptide repeat-containing protein At1g03540, translating into MNLSAIAKRHCSSGTFLNLGVPQKRPASKVTEIVEFCKSGSLYDAIRLLNSTGSAGIKNKPIVYASILQTCNKALSFNLGLQVHCHVIKSGLETDRFVGNSLLTLYFKLGPDFSETRRVFDGLYYKDVISWTSMISGYIQVGKFEESIKIFWDMVGLEIEPNDFTLSAVIKACSELGKLRLGWCFHGIVLRRGFDSNPIISSALIDMYGRNYCSKEAQRLFGELLEPDAICWTSVISAFTRNDQFEEALGFFFLMQRNHKLIPDSFTFGTVLTACGNLRRLKQGKQIHSKVVPSGLSGNVVVESSLVDMYGKCGSLNEAQGVFDRMVHKNSISRCALLGGYCQNKKFKTVLQLFREMGERDIYSFGTVLRACAGIAAVRQGKEVHCQYVRRGGWRCVIVESALVDLYAKSGCVNLAHRMFAQMPIRNTITWNSMIYGFAQNGRGDEALKIFDNMIKEGTKPDYISFIGVLFACSHTGLVDEGRKHFVSMSEEYRIKPGVEHYNCMVDLLGRAGMIEEAEELLEKAECRKDPSLWAVLLGACSTCTESMTAERIARKVMELDPENHLSYVLLANVYRAVGRWNDAEEIRRLMDDRRVKKMPGKSWM